A section of the Pimelobacter simplex genome encodes:
- the zwf gene encoding glucose-6-phosphate dehydrogenase has product MSSDLPPHVLVLFGATGDLAARKLFPGLYRLAAADRLPQHYAVLGSGRHSPGTDEEFRAHVRAALDEFVGEVDDAVAGPLLERIRFVTSSADDGAGLAEAVREAEDGLIDEAHCLLSDVRRLLYLSVPPGAVKAMVGMLDREDLVARTRLVAEKPFGTDLATARELREVLMSAFGEEQVFRIDHFLGKEAVQNILALRFANGLFEPAWNRHTIESVQIDVPEKLTVEGRGSFYEGTGCLRDMVTTHLAQLLGFVALEDPHAFRASAIRAAKAATFSAVRPLDPERVVFGQYDGYRDEPDVAPDSDVETFVAAEVWIDNDRWRDVPFYLRTGKALADGRRTITVRFRDPRHRWLKPEGGGVPEPNELVIDLADRPKIAIEVRAKRPGPDMALVEGVFRLDLVCDVPGADPLEAYERLLLDVMRGDRTLFISSEEVERLWEIFQPVLDRRPHTQVYAPGSWGPASALDLPLGGWRLGDRVSAESSSSTPPTG; this is encoded by the coding sequence GTGAGCTCGGACCTTCCTCCGCACGTCCTCGTCCTCTTCGGCGCGACCGGTGACCTGGCCGCCCGCAAGCTCTTCCCCGGCCTGTACCGCCTGGCCGCGGCCGACCGGCTGCCCCAGCACTACGCGGTGCTCGGCAGCGGCCGGCACTCCCCCGGCACCGACGAGGAGTTCCGCGCCCACGTCCGCGCGGCCCTCGACGAGTTCGTCGGCGAGGTCGACGACGCCGTCGCCGGCCCACTGCTGGAGCGGATCCGCTTCGTCACCTCCTCCGCCGACGACGGCGCGGGCCTGGCCGAGGCCGTCCGCGAGGCCGAGGACGGCCTCATCGACGAGGCGCACTGCCTGCTCTCCGACGTACGGCGCCTGCTCTACCTCTCGGTGCCGCCGGGCGCGGTCAAGGCGATGGTCGGGATGCTCGACCGCGAGGACCTGGTCGCCCGGACCCGGCTCGTTGCCGAGAAGCCGTTCGGCACCGACCTGGCCACCGCGCGCGAGCTGCGCGAGGTGCTCATGTCGGCGTTCGGCGAGGAGCAGGTCTTCCGGATCGACCACTTCCTCGGCAAGGAGGCGGTCCAGAACATCCTCGCGCTGCGCTTCGCCAACGGCCTCTTCGAGCCCGCCTGGAACCGGCACACGATCGAGTCGGTCCAGATCGACGTCCCCGAGAAGCTCACCGTCGAGGGCCGGGGCAGCTTCTACGAGGGCACCGGCTGCCTGCGCGACATGGTGACGACCCACCTGGCCCAGCTCCTCGGCTTCGTCGCCCTCGAGGACCCCCACGCCTTCCGCGCCTCCGCGATCCGCGCCGCCAAGGCCGCGACCTTCTCCGCGGTGCGCCCGCTCGACCCCGAGCGCGTCGTCTTCGGCCAGTACGACGGCTACCGCGACGAGCCCGATGTGGCCCCCGACTCCGACGTCGAGACGTTCGTCGCCGCCGAGGTCTGGATCGACAACGACCGCTGGCGCGACGTCCCGTTCTACCTGCGCACCGGCAAGGCCCTCGCCGACGGACGGCGCACCATCACCGTCCGCTTCCGCGACCCGCGCCACCGCTGGCTCAAGCCCGAGGGCGGCGGCGTCCCCGAGCCCAACGAGCTGGTCATCGACCTCGCCGACCGGCCCAAGATCGCGATCGAGGTCCGCGCCAAGCGCCCCGGCCCCGACATGGCGCTGGTCGAGGGCGTCTTCCGCCTCGACCTGGTGTGCGACGTACCCGGCGCGGACCCGCTCGAGGCCTACGAGCGGCTCCTGCTCGACGTCATGCGCGGCGACCGGACGCTGTTCATCAGCTCCGAGGAGGTTGAGCGACTGTGGGAGATCTTCCAGCCGGTGCTCGACCGCCGGCCGCACACGCAGGTCTACGCGCCCGGCTCCTGGGGGCCGGCGAGCGCCCTCGACCTGCCGCTGGGCGGCTGGCGGCTGGGCGACCGGGTCAGTGCGGAGAGCTCTTCGTCCACTCCTCCGACTGGGTGA
- a CDS encoding HtaA domain-containing protein has translation MTSSSSRWRALARPPLLLLLALALLLPAFVAAPGRATAAAPAAAPVAIEQGTVVWGVRASFRHYIGTGGITVGDGLRTNSAGEFEFDVSGGSYDPDSKRLQLDLVGSVHFEAHEGALDMTFRNLELVLEGERPAILADVTSRALTGELVDFGHVPVVDIPFEGKAPQISGGRTVWTDLPSVLTEETAPAFAGFYQAGSSMDTIDIDYAGPGGVPVYTAENIVASGAPMYEPDGAIEGVASVSNVVADTARGVLHVQHVPAGASTAVLQAYDYTTLAPLPTAPVPAANQAYPGMVLDPGNGVVLMAQGAGLVGYRYDAQDGYTPVTVATAVGTVFEISYDAPRDRILVLGSSGLAVLAHSAAEPTGYTVTPYTGLAFGDRESVAGLSATAVVTTAASASRGARYVRLIASDKTLLATAIPGVADDTSKQPGQFDQPTMAFRDTTGVWLSAYSGSKIRIAAIDGAYRASGPWLRASVGSFLADRKEHVTNTAIMLDFSGRRVRVWKGDGWADINVPNLGSGSFFNNLGGDIGTDQTVFVASTTDDDRRVLRFKPTGVAPTATSSPADTTVQLDEGVVRKDVTLSTEYTDADSLRWQTRLSSTGKFADVPGATGSSLTWPATSDDNGRQFRVLATNEHATATSLTATLKVEFFPRVAAQPDDIATVPGDDAQFKVMPAGNPYPTITWQRRIGGLWQSIGADDESVVIDGGFLTLRDTTADQAGLKVRAKLTNALGTTYTRVATLDVAEPSTVKRAIDGGTLTWGVKKSFRDYLAGPIAHGTVTLDGGVTQNPDGTFAFPVTGGWSDPAAGTAEVRMGGTVRFTGHDGPPTCAVEHSPCLALRISDPVLRVDGDHGVLVADVESKDETTHQVVSYPAVELAAFDARDWATGKDRVTARALPATLTASGAAAFAGFYAAGAELDPITLDGELGAEITEPVDVATTTTVALASAKVAYGRAPVATVRVADADGAPVAGRVTLTVGGRQVGATLAAGTARVSLPANLRPGSLQVAARYDGADGVLASSAATTLTVTRVRPVVTAGLAKRQVRPSARAVVRVTARIPGANGVPATGQVVVRERGKVIAVATLRKDASGKVVVRLPRLKRGVHHLRVELLGSAVQLPSASGYVRLVVRR, from the coding sequence GTGACCTCGTCGTCGTCCCGGTGGCGCGCCCTGGCGCGCCCACCCCTCCTCCTGCTCCTCGCGCTCGCGCTGCTGCTGCCGGCGTTCGTCGCCGCTCCGGGCCGCGCCACCGCCGCGGCGCCCGCTGCGGCACCCGTGGCGATCGAGCAGGGCACCGTCGTGTGGGGCGTGCGCGCCTCGTTCCGCCACTACATCGGCACCGGCGGGATCACCGTCGGTGACGGGCTGCGCACCAACAGCGCCGGCGAGTTCGAGTTCGACGTCTCCGGCGGCAGCTACGACCCGGACAGCAAGCGCCTCCAGCTCGACCTCGTCGGCAGCGTGCACTTCGAGGCCCACGAGGGTGCGCTCGACATGACGTTCCGCAACCTCGAGCTGGTCCTCGAGGGTGAGCGGCCGGCGATCCTCGCCGACGTGACCTCGCGGGCCCTGACCGGTGAGCTGGTCGACTTCGGCCACGTCCCGGTCGTCGACATCCCGTTCGAGGGCAAGGCTCCGCAGATCTCCGGCGGCCGCACCGTGTGGACCGACCTGCCGTCGGTGCTCACCGAGGAGACCGCGCCCGCCTTCGCCGGCTTCTACCAGGCCGGCAGCTCGATGGACACGATCGACATCGACTACGCCGGCCCCGGCGGCGTCCCGGTCTACACGGCCGAGAACATCGTCGCCTCCGGTGCCCCGATGTACGAGCCCGACGGCGCCATCGAGGGGGTCGCGAGCGTCTCCAACGTGGTCGCCGACACCGCCCGCGGCGTCCTCCACGTCCAGCACGTGCCCGCCGGTGCCAGCACCGCGGTGCTGCAGGCCTACGACTACACGACCCTCGCGCCGCTGCCCACCGCTCCGGTGCCGGCCGCGAACCAGGCCTACCCGGGCATGGTGCTCGACCCCGGCAACGGCGTGGTGCTCATGGCGCAGGGTGCCGGCCTCGTCGGCTACCGGTACGACGCGCAGGACGGCTATACGCCCGTCACCGTCGCCACGGCCGTCGGCACGGTCTTCGAGATCAGCTACGACGCACCGCGCGACCGCATCCTCGTGCTCGGTTCCAGCGGCCTCGCCGTCCTCGCCCACAGCGCCGCCGAGCCCACCGGCTACACGGTGACGCCCTACACCGGCCTGGCCTTCGGCGACCGCGAGTCCGTCGCCGGGCTCAGCGCCACCGCGGTGGTCACCACGGCCGCGAGCGCGAGCAGGGGTGCCCGCTACGTCCGCCTGATCGCCTCCGACAAGACGCTCCTGGCGACGGCGATCCCCGGCGTGGCCGACGACACCTCGAAGCAGCCCGGCCAGTTCGACCAGCCGACGATGGCGTTCCGCGACACCACCGGGGTGTGGCTGTCGGCGTACTCGGGCAGCAAGATCCGCATCGCCGCCATCGACGGCGCCTACCGGGCGTCCGGGCCGTGGCTGCGCGCGAGCGTGGGCTCGTTCCTCGCCGACCGCAAGGAGCACGTCACCAACACCGCGATCATGCTCGACTTCTCGGGTCGCCGGGTGCGGGTGTGGAAGGGCGACGGCTGGGCCGACATCAACGTGCCCAACCTCGGCTCCGGCTCGTTCTTCAACAACCTCGGCGGCGACATCGGCACCGACCAGACCGTCTTCGTCGCCAGCACCACCGACGACGACCGCCGGGTGCTGCGGTTCAAGCCGACCGGCGTCGCGCCGACCGCGACCAGCTCGCCGGCCGACACGACCGTGCAGCTCGACGAGGGCGTCGTGCGCAAGGACGTCACCCTGAGCACCGAGTACACCGACGCCGACAGCCTGCGCTGGCAGACCCGCCTCAGCAGCACCGGCAAGTTCGCCGACGTCCCCGGCGCGACCGGGTCGAGCCTGACCTGGCCCGCGACCAGCGACGACAACGGCCGCCAGTTCCGGGTGCTCGCGACCAACGAGCACGCCACGGCGACCTCGCTCACGGCGACGCTGAAGGTGGAGTTCTTCCCGCGGGTCGCGGCCCAGCCGGACGACATCGCGACCGTGCCCGGTGACGACGCGCAGTTCAAGGTGATGCCCGCGGGCAACCCGTACCCGACGATCACCTGGCAGCGCCGGATCGGCGGCCTGTGGCAGTCGATCGGTGCCGACGACGAGAGCGTCGTCATCGACGGCGGCTTCCTCACCCTCCGCGACACCACCGCGGACCAGGCGGGGCTCAAGGTCCGGGCCAAGCTCACCAACGCGCTCGGCACGACGTACACGCGGGTCGCGACGCTCGACGTCGCCGAGCCCTCGACGGTCAAGCGCGCGATCGACGGCGGCACCCTGACCTGGGGCGTCAAGAAGTCGTTCCGCGACTACCTCGCCGGACCGATCGCGCACGGCACGGTCACCCTCGACGGTGGCGTCACGCAGAACCCCGACGGCACCTTCGCCTTCCCGGTCACGGGCGGCTGGAGCGACCCCGCCGCGGGCACCGCCGAGGTCCGGATGGGCGGCACCGTGCGCTTCACCGGTCACGACGGCCCGCCGACCTGCGCCGTGGAGCACTCGCCGTGCCTCGCGCTGCGGATCAGCGACCCGGTGCTGCGCGTCGACGGTGACCACGGTGTCCTCGTCGCCGACGTGGAGTCCAAGGACGAGACGACCCACCAGGTCGTGAGCTACCCGGCCGTCGAGCTCGCCGCGTTCGACGCACGGGACTGGGCCACGGGCAAGGACCGGGTCACCGCCCGGGCGCTGCCGGCGACGCTGACCGCGTCCGGTGCCGCTGCCTTCGCCGGCTTCTACGCCGCCGGGGCCGAGCTCGACCCGATCACCCTGGACGGGGAGCTCGGTGCCGAGATCACCGAGCCGGTCGACGTCGCCACCACCACGACGGTCGCGCTGGCCAGTGCCAAGGTCGCCTACGGCCGGGCCCCGGTGGCCACGGTCCGGGTGGCCGACGCGGACGGCGCCCCGGTCGCCGGCCGGGTCACGCTCACCGTGGGTGGCCGCCAGGTCGGCGCCACGCTGGCCGCCGGCACCGCGCGGGTGAGCCTGCCCGCGAACCTGCGTCCGGGCAGCCTGCAGGTCGCCGCCCGGTACGACGGCGCCGACGGCGTGCTCGCCTCCAGCGCGGCCACGACCCTCACGGTGACCCGGGTCCGGCCCGTCGTCACCGCCGGCCTGGCCAAGAGGCAGGTCCGCCCGTCCGCGCGCGCCGTCGTCCGGGTCACCGCCCGGATCCCCGGTGCGAACGGGGTGCCCGCGACCGGCCAGGTCGTCGTCCGCGAGCGCGGCAAGGTGATCGCCGTGGCGACGCTGCGCAAGGACGCCTCGGGCAAGGTCGTGGTGCGCCTGCCGCGGCTGAAGCGCGGTGTCCACCACCTGCGGGTCGAGCTGCTCGGCAGTGCCGTGCAGCTGCCGTCGGCGAGCGGCTACGTGCGCCTCGTCGTACGCCGCTAG